Proteins encoded by one window of Deinococcus radiodurans R1 = ATCC 13939 = DSM 20539:
- a CDS encoding phosphatase PAP2 family protein, translated as MDSLWLAITSLGRDEVFLVVLSLYTLLVSPRGGRDLGVAFALSYLVNSALKYGLNLPRPFTDDPALASAAARATAGGPGLPSGHAQMSATLWLGIAAQVRRPAFTLFAAVLVALIIASRLVLHVHFPSDVVVGLLLGLAFAYLGTHGQFNQQGAGRWAIPLVLLALSALLPAGTPREYSAGLGLLAGYWAGRADFAPPHDWAGRLVVGVLGLVLIFAVYLGLGAALGALGHSPLLRALRYAAVVLVALHGVPLLLGRWLPHTASGIWDTKQKEPQPGL; from the coding sequence ATGGACTCCCTGTGGTTGGCAATCACTTCCCTGGGCCGCGACGAGGTCTTTCTCGTGGTGCTCAGCCTCTACACCTTGCTCGTGAGTCCGCGTGGCGGGCGCGACCTCGGCGTGGCCTTCGCGCTGAGTTATCTGGTGAACTCGGCGCTCAAGTACGGGCTGAACCTGCCCCGGCCCTTTACCGACGACCCGGCGCTCGCCTCCGCAGCGGCGCGGGCCACGGCGGGCGGCCCCGGCCTGCCGAGCGGCCACGCGCAGATGAGCGCCACCCTCTGGCTCGGCATCGCGGCGCAGGTGCGGCGGCCCGCGTTCACGCTGTTCGCGGCGGTGCTCGTCGCGCTGATCATCGCCTCGCGCCTCGTGCTGCACGTCCATTTTCCGTCGGACGTGGTGGTGGGCCTGCTGCTCGGCCTCGCCTTCGCGTATTTGGGGACGCACGGCCAGTTCAACCAGCAAGGTGCCGGGCGCTGGGCCATTCCACTGGTGCTGCTGGCGCTGAGTGCCTTGCTGCCCGCCGGTACGCCCCGCGAGTACAGCGCCGGACTGGGCCTGCTCGCCGGGTACTGGGCCGGACGAGCTGACTTTGCCCCGCCGCATGACTGGGCCGGACGGCTGGTCGTGGGCGTGCTCGGCCTCGTGCTGATTTTCGCCGTCTACCTGGGCCTGGGCGCGGCGCTGGGTGCTCTGGGGCACTCGCCGCTGCTGCGGGCGCTGCGGTACGCCGCCGTGGTGCTCGTCGCGCTGCACGGGGTGCCGCTGCTGCTGGGGCGCTGGCTGCCGCATACCGCATCAGGCATCTGGGACACCAAGCAAAAGGAGCCGCAGCCGGGGCTGTAG
- a CDS encoding NADPH-dependent FMN reductase, whose amino-acid sequence MLSLTVLSTSLDPESRSAWLAALTARQLREAGHRVTHLDLRETPLGPFDNVQGPGGCYEHPNAGTYYDAIAGADGIFLAAPVYNWGLGSGTKALIELTGSSDAERGLYGAWFDQPVTFLISGGLPEGYLSHGALAFGLMVDFKCVVNPHFVYATSAHWDAPEVPGEWLRERLTRTVERGVDLAGRLKGRDYRSVWEL is encoded by the coding sequence ATGCTTTCGCTCACCGTTCTTTCGACCAGCCTCGACCCGGAGAGTCGCTCGGCGTGGCTGGCAGCGCTGACCGCGCGGCAGTTGCGGGAGGCCGGGCACCGCGTGACGCACCTCGACCTGCGGGAGACGCCGCTGGGGCCGTTCGACAACGTGCAGGGGCCGGGCGGCTGCTACGAGCACCCCAACGCGGGGACGTACTACGACGCGATTGCTGGGGCCGACGGCATTTTTCTGGCGGCGCCGGTCTACAACTGGGGGCTGGGGTCGGGCACGAAGGCGCTGATTGAACTCACGGGCAGTTCCGACGCCGAGCGCGGGCTGTACGGTGCGTGGTTCGACCAGCCGGTGACCTTCTTGATTTCGGGCGGACTGCCGGAGGGCTACCTCAGCCACGGAGCGCTCGCCTTTGGGCTGATGGTGGATTTCAAGTGCGTGGTGAACCCGCATTTCGTCTACGCGACCTCGGCCCACTGGGACGCGCCGGAAGTGCCGGGCGAGTGGCTGCGGGAGCGGCTGACACGCACGGTGGAGCGCGGCGTGGACCTCGCCGGGCGACTCAAGGGCCGTGACTACCGGAGCGTGTGGGAGCTGTGA
- a CDS encoding WD40 repeat domain-containing protein, with product MPVSQSLCQSPCQWPACSPSAASPFRLPRLALGMLALLAGSAGWPGAAAQSAPAVRTLPSARSVPALPVNALPAAAPAPSGLPASLLSSLSSLNLIPIGSERLEVLGVAPDALAGTPGNPQGALLAVRGVGGNAVELYDAASGQLRRTVRLPPEVLLNVAPAISPDGRWLAVAIQTEAATGEGRLGLLSTTDPVYRFFLKSAGLSGTSALAFSPDGTRLAVGNRNGYAQLWNLDTRERLSTVKGKGVPLNLAFSPDGKLFLPHFLGQKSATLISASTGQPLGALVDGSGELAVPGLLVGAGGRALALPSGTPTPLPAYLAGGAVLAGFDRQRTRVLVQLPVGPEWLVLELRDVLTGAPLGQWVLPAAFANAPRLLPSGQHALIGDGTGGLRLLTLK from the coding sequence ATGCCAGTTTCCCAGTCGCTGTGTCAGTCGCCGTGTCAGTGGCCCGCCTGTTCGCCTTCCGCCGCCTCGCCTTTTCGCCTGCCGCGCCTGGCGCTCGGGATGCTGGCGCTCCTGGCCGGCAGCGCGGGCTGGCCTGGTGCTGCGGCCCAGAGTGCGCCCGCCGTCCGCACCCTGCCTTCGGCCCGCTCGGTGCCGGCGCTGCCGGTCAATGCGCTGCCGGCAGCGGCCCCGGCGCCATCGGGCCTGCCCGCGTCGCTGCTGTCCTCGCTGTCGTCGCTCAACCTGATTCCCATCGGCTCGGAGCGGCTGGAAGTGCTGGGCGTGGCCCCTGACGCGCTCGCCGGAACGCCGGGGAACCCCCAGGGGGCGCTTCTGGCGGTGCGCGGGGTGGGCGGGAACGCTGTGGAGCTCTACGACGCTGCCAGCGGCCAACTGCGCCGCACGGTGCGCCTGCCCCCGGAAGTGCTGCTGAACGTGGCCCCGGCCATCAGCCCCGACGGGCGCTGGCTGGCGGTGGCGATTCAGACCGAGGCGGCGACGGGCGAAGGGCGGCTCGGCCTGCTGTCCACCACCGACCCGGTGTACCGCTTTTTCCTGAAATCCGCCGGGCTGAGCGGCACGAGCGCCCTCGCCTTCAGCCCCGATGGCACCCGGCTGGCGGTGGGCAACCGCAACGGCTACGCGCAACTGTGGAACCTCGACACCCGCGAGCGCCTGAGCACCGTCAAGGGCAAGGGGGTGCCGCTCAACCTCGCGTTTAGCCCCGACGGCAAGCTGTTCCTCCCCCACTTCCTGGGCCAGAAGAGTGCCACCCTCATCAGCGCCAGCACCGGGCAGCCGCTGGGCGCACTGGTGGATGGCTCGGGTGAGCTGGCGGTGCCGGGCCTGCTCGTTGGTGCCGGGGGCCGCGCCCTGGCCTTGCCATCGGGGACGCCGACGCCGCTGCCGGCGTATCTGGCGGGTGGCGCGGTCCTCGCCGGGTTCGACCGCCAGCGGACGCGGGTGCTGGTGCAGTTGCCGGTCGGGCCCGAGTGGCTGGTGCTGGAGCTGCGTGACGTGCTCACGGGCGCTCCGCTGGGGCAATGGGTGTTGCCCGCCGCCTTTGCGAACGCGCCGAGGTTGTTGCCGAGTGGGCAGCATGCGCTGATTGGGGATGGGACGGGGGGGCTGCGGCTTTTGACGCTGAAGTGA
- a CDS encoding ABC transporter permease, with product MTATVTSTPPRRGQSIFWRRFRRSTPGKVGAIIVALFVLLALLAPVLRPYDPTTDRNYRLNLKPPSITALWDAGAKETYTDPATGKVNLWAAPFGTDNLGRDIYARVLHGTRISLKVGVVSTLLALVIGTLLGVMAGFFGGWFDSVMGYLTDVLLAFPSILLAIGFATIFSSDHPPLLIKGLDRLFALNSPQLVTAMLAVSLVQIPVYMRLARSVVLSIREREFVQAAGALGASQWRMVFKHVLPNSLSPLIVQGALSIATATIEVAALGFLGIGAQPPLPEWGTMISDSRQYYVDAPWTMIFPGLAIFLTVLGFNLLGDGLRDVLDPRSTQ from the coding sequence ATGACCGCAACCGTGACTTCCACCCCCCCGCGCCGGGGCCAGAGCATCTTCTGGCGACGCTTTCGCCGCAGCACGCCCGGCAAAGTCGGGGCCATCATCGTGGCGCTGTTCGTACTGCTCGCGCTGCTCGCGCCGGTCCTGCGGCCCTATGACCCCACCACCGACCGCAACTACCGCCTCAACCTCAAGCCGCCGAGCATCACCGCGCTGTGGGACGCGGGGGCAAAAGAAACCTACACCGACCCGGCCACCGGCAAGGTCAACCTGTGGGCCGCGCCCTTCGGCACCGACAACCTGGGCCGCGACATCTACGCCCGCGTGCTGCACGGCACCCGCATCAGCCTCAAGGTCGGGGTGGTCAGCACGCTGCTCGCGCTGGTCATCGGCACGCTGCTCGGCGTGATGGCGGGCTTTTTCGGCGGCTGGTTCGACTCGGTGATGGGCTACCTCACCGACGTGCTGCTCGCCTTCCCCAGCATCCTGCTCGCCATCGGCTTTGCCACCATCTTCAGCTCGGACCACCCGCCGCTGCTCATCAAAGGGCTCGACCGGCTCTTTGCGCTGAACAGCCCGCAGCTCGTGACCGCCATGCTCGCGGTGTCGCTGGTGCAGATTCCGGTGTATATGCGACTGGCGCGCTCGGTGGTCCTGAGCATCCGCGAGCGCGAGTTCGTGCAGGCGGCGGGAGCGCTCGGCGCGAGCCAGTGGCGAATGGTGTTCAAGCATGTGCTGCCCAACTCGCTCTCGCCGCTCATCGTGCAGGGCGCCCTGAGCATCGCCACCGCCACCATCGAAGTCGCCGCGCTCGGCTTCCTCGGCATCGGGGCGCAGCCCCCGCTGCCTGAGTGGGGCACCATGATTTCGGACTCGCGCCAGTACTACGTGGACGCGCCCTGGACCATGATTTTCCCCGGCCTCGCCATCTTCCTGACGGTGCTCGGTTTCAACCTGCTCGGCGACGGCCTGCGCGACGTGCTCGACCCCCGCAGCACGCAGTAA
- a CDS encoding ABC transporter ATP-binding protein has translation MTAPAPTLAHAHASPVALSLRGITKRFPLVLANDDISLDVKWGSVHALCGENGAGKSTLMKIVYGAQPPTSGEIVVDGQPVSFASPADAIAQGIGMVFQHFQLVDTLTVTENVILGAEPTQGTSINYGAARARVAELIRQFNFDLNPDARVGDLPVGLQQKVEILKTLYRGARILILDEPTAVLTPSETDELFDFLKNQYAASGNAVIFISHKLHEVLHISDTISVIRDGKMIGSIPAAGATTETLAKMMVGRDVSLRVDKRPAQPGEVALDVQNVTVRGENGGHGGHAEAVRDVSFQVRAGEIVGIAGVEGNGQSELVEAITGLLPYQGRITYLGREARGVREVEASGLSHVPEDRNERGLVLEMSTAENFILGEQDRAPFAGPLGLLRLDVIEQNARELSEQYDVRPRSTSLPAGRYSGGNAQKIIVAREMRKGPKILVASQPTRGVDIGAIEFIHARIVEARDQGLAVLLISADLGEVMNLADRILVMFEGQIAGEVAASEATETGLGLLMTGSGARG, from the coding sequence ATGACCGCCCCCGCACCCACGCTCGCCCATGCCCACGCCTCGCCGGTGGCCCTGTCGCTGCGCGGCATCACCAAACGCTTTCCGCTGGTGCTCGCCAACGACGACATTTCGCTGGACGTGAAGTGGGGCAGCGTCCACGCCCTGTGCGGTGAAAACGGCGCGGGCAAAAGCACCCTGATGAAAATCGTCTACGGCGCCCAGCCGCCGACCAGCGGCGAAATCGTGGTGGACGGGCAGCCGGTGAGCTTCGCCAGCCCCGCCGACGCGATTGCCCAGGGCATCGGCATGGTGTTTCAGCACTTTCAACTCGTGGACACCCTGACCGTCACCGAGAACGTGATTCTGGGCGCCGAGCCGACCCAGGGCACCTCCATCAACTACGGCGCGGCGCGGGCGCGGGTGGCCGAACTGATCCGGCAGTTCAACTTCGACCTCAACCCCGACGCGCGGGTGGGCGACCTGCCGGTGGGCCTCCAGCAGAAGGTGGAGATTCTCAAGACGCTCTACCGGGGAGCCCGCATCCTGATTCTGGACGAGCCGACGGCGGTGCTGACCCCTTCGGAAACCGACGAACTGTTCGACTTCCTGAAAAACCAGTACGCGGCGAGCGGCAACGCGGTGATTTTCATTTCGCACAAGCTGCACGAGGTGCTGCACATCTCCGACACCATTTCGGTCATCCGTGACGGCAAGATGATCGGTTCTATCCCGGCGGCGGGCGCGACCACCGAGACACTGGCGAAGATGATGGTGGGCCGCGACGTGTCGCTGCGGGTGGACAAGCGCCCCGCGCAGCCCGGCGAAGTCGCACTCGACGTGCAGAACGTGACGGTGCGCGGCGAAAACGGTGGGCATGGCGGCCATGCCGAAGCCGTGCGCGATGTCAGTTTTCAGGTTCGCGCTGGGGAAATCGTGGGCATCGCGGGCGTGGAAGGCAACGGCCAGAGCGAACTCGTCGAGGCGATTACCGGGCTGCTGCCGTACCAGGGCCGCATCACCTACCTGGGCCGCGAAGCGCGGGGCGTGCGCGAGGTCGAAGCGTCGGGCCTCTCGCACGTCCCCGAAGACCGCAATGAGCGTGGGCTGGTGCTGGAAATGTCCACCGCCGAGAACTTCATTCTGGGCGAGCAGGACCGCGCCCCCTTCGCCGGACCGCTGGGCCTGCTGCGGCTCGACGTGATCGAGCAGAATGCCCGCGAACTCTCCGAGCAGTACGACGTGCGCCCGCGCTCCACCTCGCTGCCTGCCGGGCGCTACTCGGGCGGCAACGCGCAGAAAATCATCGTCGCCCGCGAGATGCGCAAAGGGCCAAAGATTCTGGTCGCCAGCCAGCCCACGCGCGGGGTGGACATCGGCGCCATCGAATTCATCCACGCCCGCATCGTGGAGGCGCGCGACCAGGGCCTCGCGGTGCTGCTTATTTCCGCCGACCTCGGCGAAGTGATGAACCTCGCCGACCGCATTCTGGTGATGTTCGAGGGCCAGATTGCCGGCGAAGTCGCCGCGAGCGAGGCCACCGAAACGGGCCTGGGCCTGCTGATGACCGGGAGCGGGGCGCGAGGCTGA
- a CDS encoding S10 family peptidase, whose translation MSDNSEPPRVDAQVDVQVPFPRDPQPGDDRKPRDRVTVTRHAVRVGGQELRYTVTAGTLVLGEESLDKDGKSEGCKPRAEMFFTAYALDGAEGEPRDPRQRPLTFSFNGGPGSSSVWLHLGLLGPRRVVMGDAGALTGPPYALTDNEYTLLTHSDLVFIDPVTTGYSRAAEGEKPGDFHGFQADVESVGDFIRLWTSRAGRWLSPKFLIGESYGTLRAAALSGYLQERHGLFLNGVMLVSSILDYATVDTSPGHDLAYVLHLPTYAATAWYHGLLGERPLADVLRQAEAFADGDYALALHRGRRLSDEERQSVATRYAALTGLSADYVLRCDLRVPLHRFRKELLRGQGLTVGRLDTRFIGLDRDHAGEDTEYDPSMSAIMGPYTAAMNHYVRAELGYASDLPYEVLTGRVRPWSFREFENQHVRVSDTLREAMHQNPHLKVYVGSGYFDAATPYHATRHTFDHLQLAPSLRGNIREMFYESGHMMYVHLPSLALQKQHLAEFIEWAKG comes from the coding sequence GTGAGCGACAATTCAGAGCCGCCCCGTGTGGACGCCCAGGTGGACGTTCAGGTTCCTTTTCCGCGTGACCCGCAGCCCGGCGACGACCGCAAGCCGCGTGACCGGGTGACCGTGACCCGCCACGCGGTGAGGGTGGGCGGTCAGGAACTGCGCTACACCGTCACGGCGGGCACGCTGGTGCTCGGCGAGGAATCGCTGGACAAGGACGGCAAGTCCGAGGGTTGTAAGCCCCGCGCCGAGATGTTTTTCACTGCCTACGCGCTCGACGGGGCAGAGGGGGAGCCGCGTGACCCCCGGCAGCGCCCGCTGACCTTCAGTTTCAACGGGGGGCCGGGCAGTTCCTCGGTGTGGCTGCACCTCGGGCTGCTCGGGCCGCGCCGGGTGGTGATGGGTGACGCCGGGGCACTGACCGGGCCGCCCTACGCCCTCACCGACAACGAGTACACGCTGCTCACCCACAGCGACCTCGTGTTCATTGACCCCGTAACCACCGGCTATTCCCGCGCCGCCGAGGGCGAAAAGCCCGGCGACTTTCACGGCTTTCAGGCCGACGTGGAATCGGTGGGCGATTTCATTCGCCTGTGGACCAGCCGGGCCGGGCGCTGGCTGAGTCCTAAGTTCCTGATAGGCGAAAGCTACGGCACGCTGCGGGCGGCGGCGCTGAGCGGGTATTTGCAGGAGCGGCACGGCCTGTTTCTGAACGGCGTGATGCTGGTGAGCAGTATTCTGGACTACGCGACGGTGGACACCTCGCCGGGGCACGACCTCGCCTACGTGCTGCACCTGCCCACCTACGCGGCGACGGCCTGGTATCACGGCCTGCTCGGAGAGCGCCCGCTGGCCGACGTGCTGCGCCAGGCCGAGGCCTTTGCCGACGGGGACTATGCTCTGGCCCTGCACCGGGGCCGTCGCCTGAGTGACGAGGAGCGCCAGAGTGTCGCCACTCGCTACGCCGCGCTGACCGGCCTGAGCGCCGACTACGTGCTGCGCTGCGACCTGCGCGTGCCGCTTCACCGCTTCCGCAAGGAACTGCTGCGTGGCCAGGGCCTGACGGTGGGCCGCCTCGACACCCGGTTCATCGGCCTGGACCGCGACCACGCCGGCGAGGACACCGAGTACGACCCCAGCATGAGCGCCATCATGGGGCCGTACACCGCCGCCATGAACCACTATGTCCGCGCCGAGCTGGGCTACGCCAGTGACCTGCCCTACGAGGTGCTGACGGGCCGGGTACGCCCCTGGAGCTTCCGCGAGTTCGAGAACCAGCACGTCCGGGTGTCCGACACGCTGCGCGAAGCCATGCACCAGAACCCGCACCTCAAGGTCTATGTCGGCTCGGGCTACTTCGACGCCGCCACGCCGTATCACGCGACCCGCCACACCTTCGACCACCTGCAACTCGCCCCCAGCCTGCGCGGCAATATCCGCGAAATGTTCTATGAGTCGGGGCACATGATGTACGTGCACCTGCCGAGCCTCGCGCTGCAAAAACAGCATCTGGCCGAGTTTATCGAGTGGGCGAAGGGATAA
- a CDS encoding RluA family pseudouridine synthase, which yields MMGAVTTRAPLLPPTEKPRIIVEHPDFYVVHKPALWLTHPVRARVDVPDLLTFMQAETGETDLAPPHRLDRETSGAQLLTRDSDAARTFFTLFKTHLVGKTYLAIVHGEPEWDRRTLDAPLGDLGLGGANKIQIRQAVVPDGKPAVTDFRVVGRRAGHALIECYPRSGRLHQIRAHLAHLGLPMVGDKIYGRDPQVFLDFMEQGQTPELTARLGLPRQALHAARIAFPWAGAQMAVEVPLAPDLVAYWEGLGG from the coding sequence ATGATGGGAGCTGTGACCACCCGCGCGCCCCTGCTGCCGCCCACCGAGAAGCCGCGCATCATCGTGGAGCACCCCGATTTCTACGTGGTCCACAAGCCCGCGCTGTGGCTGACCCACCCGGTGCGGGCGCGGGTGGACGTGCCGGACCTGCTGACCTTCATGCAGGCGGAAACGGGCGAAACGGACCTTGCGCCGCCGCACCGCCTCGACCGCGAAACGAGCGGGGCGCAACTGCTCACGCGCGACAGCGACGCCGCCCGCACCTTTTTCACCCTGTTCAAGACGCATCTCGTTGGCAAAACCTACCTCGCCATCGTGCACGGCGAGCCGGAGTGGGACCGCCGGACGCTCGACGCGCCGCTCGGCGACCTCGGCCTCGGCGGGGCCAACAAAATCCAGATTCGGCAGGCCGTCGTGCCGGACGGTAAGCCCGCCGTCACCGATTTCCGGGTGGTGGGCCGCCGCGCCGGGCACGCGCTCATCGAGTGTTACCCGCGCTCGGGGCGGCTGCACCAGATTCGGGCCCACCTCGCGCATCTCGGGCTGCCGATGGTCGGCGACAAGATTTACGGGCGCGACCCGCAGGTCTTTCTGGACTTCATGGAGCAGGGCCAGACCCCCGAACTGACCGCCCGGCTGGGGCTGCCGCGTCARGCGCTGCACGCCGCCCGTATCGCCTTTCCCTGGGCTGGGGCGCAGATGGCGGTGGAAGTGCCCCTCGCGCCGGATTTGGTGGCGTACTGGGAGGGGTTGGGGGGGTGA
- the argC gene encoding N-acetyl-gamma-glutamyl-phosphate reductase: MSTEKKTVAIVGGSGYAGGEFLRLALGHPHLEVTQVTSERSAKLPVSMVHPNLRGATNLKFRKAAELEEADIIVLALPHNSAAKRITEFEAKGKVIVDLSADFRLKDPEVYERFYGEPHPAPEQLGQWVYGNPELHREDLRGATRIACAGCFATSVILALYPLLRLGALAPKDIIATGLVGSSAAGASASESSHHPERAGSLRVYKPVGHRHTAEAQQELPGKFPLHLTAISTPRVRGILTTIQAWVPDGWSDKDVWSAYREVYGQEPFIRIVKVAKGIHRYPDPMLLDGTNFCDIGFEMDVDTGRVVLMSAIDNLVKGTAGHAIQSLNVAQGWDERAGLGFLGLHPT, encoded by the coding sequence ATGAGCACCGAGAAAAAGACCGTCGCCATCGTGGGCGGCAGCGGCTACGCGGGCGGCGAATTCCTGCGCCTCGCCCTGGGCCACCCCCACCTCGAAGTGACGCAGGTGACCAGCGAACGCAGCGCCAAACTCCCCGTGAGCATGGTGCACCCCAACCTGCGTGGGGCGACCAACCTCAAGTTCCGCAAGGCCGCCGAACTCGAAGAGGCCGACATCATCGTGCTGGCGCTGCCGCACAACTCGGCGGCGAAGCGGATTACCGAATTCGAGGCGAAGGGGAAGGTCATCGTGGACCTCTCCGCCGACTTTCGCCTGAAAGATCCCGAGGTCTACGAGCGCTTCTACGGCGAGCCGCACCCAGCCCCCGAGCAGCTCGGGCAGTGGGTCTACGGCAACCCCGAACTTCACCGCGAGGACCTGCGGGGTGCCACCCGCATCGCCTGCGCGGGCTGCTTTGCCACGTCGGTGATTCTGGCGCTCTACCCGCTGCTGAGGCTCGGAGCGCTCGCCCCCAAGGACATCATCGCCACCGGGCTGGTCGGCTCAAGCGCGGCGGGCGCGAGTGCCTCCGAATCGTCGCACCACCCCGAGCGGGCGGGCAGCTTACGCGTCTACAAGCCCGTCGGCCACCGCCACACCGCCGAGGCGCAGCAGGAGCTTCCCGGCAAGTTTCCGCTGCACCTCACCGCCATTTCCACCCCCCGCGTGCGCGGCATCCTGACCACCATTCAGGCGTGGGTGCCCGACGGCTGGTCCGACAAGGACGTGTGGAGCGCCTACCGCGAGGTCTACGGCCAGGAGCCGTTTATCCGCATCGTCAAGGTCGCCAAGGGCATTCACCGTTACCCCGACCCCATGCTGCTCGACGGCACCAACTTCTGCGACATCGGCTTCGAGATGGACGTGGACACCGGGCGCGTGGTGCTGATGTCGGCCATCGACAACCTCGTCAAGGGCACGGCGGGGCACGCCATTCAGTCGCTCAATGTCGCGCAGGGCTGGGACGAACGCGCCGGGCTGGGCTTCCTGGGGCTGCACCCGACCTGA
- a CDS encoding ABC transporter permease yields the protein MGSYLIRRLLRTLLVMLGISLLVFTFVRLIPGGPCTAILGERGTPESIAACNHDRGFDRPWFFNAGGEGGALNAQYPEYMAGLLRGDLDKSIITQIPVKEDLKTRFPATVELAFAALIFALLVGLPAGIIAALRRNSLWDNLATTISLIGVSMPVFWLGLLLSYFFGVKLGWLPPSARLGTEFDLQSITGMNVLDGLLRGQPAAAWDAAKHLVLPAIALGTIPLAIIARITRSSLLDVLGQDYVRTARAKGLSARNITLKHALRNALLPIVTVIGLQIGGLLGGAVLTETIFSWNGVGSWLYDAISARDFFVIQGGVIFIALVISLVNLLVDLSYAALDPRIQYR from the coding sequence TTGGGCAGTTATCTGATTCGCCGCCTGTTGCGCACGCTGCTCGTCATGCTGGGCATCAGCCTGCTGGTGTTTACCTTCGTGCGCCTGATTCCGGGTGGCCCCTGCACCGCCATTCTGGGCGAGCGCGGCACCCCCGAATCCATCGCCGCGTGCAACCATGACCGCGGGTTTGACCGGCCCTGGTTCTTCAACGCGGGCGGCGAGGGCGGGGCGCTCAACGCGCAGTACCCCGAGTACATGGCCGGGCTGCTGCGCGGCGACCTCGACAAGAGCATCATCACCCAGATTCCGGTCAAGGAAGACCTCAAGACGCGCTTTCCCGCCACGGTGGAACTCGCCTTCGCCGCGCTGATTTTCGCGCTGCTCGTGGGCCTGCCTGCCGGCATTATCGCGGCGCTGCGGCGCAACAGCCTCTGGGACAACCTCGCCACCACCATCAGCCTGATCGGGGTGAGTATGCCGGTGTTCTGGCTGGGGCTGCTGCTCTCGTACTTTTTCGGGGTCAAGCTCGGCTGGCTGCCGCCGAGTGCGCGCCTGGGCACCGAGTTCGATCTGCAATCAATCACCGGCATGAACGTGCTCGACGGCCTGCTGCGCGGTCAGCCTGCCGCCGCCTGGGACGCCGCCAAACACCTCGTGCTGCCGGCAATCGCGCTGGGCACCATTCCGCTCGCCATCATCGCCCGCATCACGCGCTCGAGCCTGCTCGACGTGCTGGGGCAGGATTATGTCCGCACCGCCCGTGCCAAGGGCCTGAGCGCCCGCAACATCACGCTCAAGCACGCCCTCAGAAACGCGCTGCTGCCCATCGTGACGGTCATCGGCCTGCAAATCGGCGGGCTGCTCGGCGGCGCGGTGCTCACCGAAACGATTTTCTCGTGGAACGGCGTGGGCTCGTGGCTCTACGACGCCATCAGCGCCCGCGACTTTTTCGTGATTCAGGGCGGCGTGATTTTTATCGCGCTGGTGATCAGTCTGGTCAACCTGCTCGTCGACCTCAGCTACGCGGCGCTCGACCCGCGCATTCAGTACAGGTGA